AAACTCTCGCTGCAACTCCTCCTCTGCAAGTCCGCATACTGGAGTCGGTCTCACCCGTACTACTGCTCCTAGCTTTGTGCCGGGGCCTGGCAGCGACACTTCGGAACAACAAGTTGAACGTCACCTCAGAACAGACGAACTTGAATCGATCGCTCTCACTTCCGCCAGTGGTTCCATTGACAACGAATTCCCTCTGAACCTACGTCAACGCCGCCAGAACCAACCCAATATCACTTTGCCCAGCCCCCAGGAGCTGCGTCCCCATCGTGTAAACCGTTCATTTACCATCAGTGATGTTCATGGGTCGAGAGATGAATCTGGCTACGACCCCAGCCCTAATTCGTTTGCCGACGAGCCCACTCGCAGGATTTTCTCGCTCTCTGTTCCACAATCTCCTCAGTCTCCAGCTCTGCCACCCCATCCAACTCTACGGCGTTCTCAGAGCTCGTTTAATGGAATGGAACCAGCATTTTCAGCAATGCGCAACGCAGAGCGGGCGAGAAAAAGCAACAACGATGCTGCAGGGGCCTGGGATGCTGATCTCGAGTAAGATACAGGGCACATTAACATTGTGGGATGGGATTTGACGGTCATTTCACGACAGGAGAAATGTTTATGGACTTTGATTCTTGTTCAGGACACGGTGGAACAAATTCTGAGGTTTTGAGAGATGAGAATCGGTTATGAGCTCTAGGACCTTCCACAGGTTCGTATGCGAGGCTCTTTGCTTTGGGGCTTTTGCCATACAAGCAGCAACCTTCGGCATACTCCATCTGTTTGTTAGCTGATTACTCCCAAATGAAGCTAATTTTAAAAATTCTTGCTGCATAGAGTAACTTCCTTGTTTCGGGGATATACCAAGCATGACTGGCTATGTATGAGAAGAATGGCTTACTGCAGTGGAATGGGGCTACAGTGACAGGTACGCATTGGCCGCTTTTGGATCACCGTGCTGTGGCCTAGCGAACGCGGGAAATCTGGGGTTCAAACTGGAACCATCGCGACCATTACATCCTGGGACCAAAAGATTATAACACCCAACTTCAAAGTTCTTCTCAGTTGTCCGTTTGTTCAAAACACCCTTCTCCCATGTTCGATCCACGAATTTTGAAACCCAAGCCTATTTCATGACGTAATCGGTAACACCGCCTTGCACCAGCCACACCACGACTTCCCGCCCCGCAGATCCCCAGGCACAGCTTCTCCAACTCGGTTCCCGGTGCTGGTCGGCCATATCAAGCCTTCGTACCTTCATAATGTGGAACGACGAAGATAATAATCCCTACGGGGCCTTTGATCAACATGAGTCTGGCCTATCTGATTCCCTACATTCAGCCGCACTCTCTCCCCGTAAGATCTCCGCTCGGTTCCTTTGCCAACGCCTCTTTCTTTGGGTCGGTATCTGACAGCAGCTAGCTCTCTACGAACATGACCCAACCCCTCCGTCTAGCCGCGAATCCAGCAATGAGCCTCCCGATTACACCACCCACGCCGAAGATCTTAGCGATCCCGAGGATGACGCCGAGTTTGGTGCCGCTAGCGAACAATACCCTCGGAAGAGCGTCTATGATAGTCGGATTGAGCAGATTCTTTACGAAAACCCCGAGATGCCAATCTTAATCACCGAAGCTGGGAAAAACCATGAGGGTGGCGGGGGCTTTATTGTTTACACAATTCGGACTGCGGTAAGAGAGTGGTGCCTGATGGAGGACTGTACAATGCTAAATGTTGATAGGACCTGGAAGTGCGCCGTCGGTACTCCGAGTTTGCCTCATTAAGACAAACCCTTGTCAATTTGCATCCCACCTTGGTCGTTCCGCCGATTCCCGAGAAGCATAGCATGGCAGACTACGCAGCTAAACCCACCAGAGCCAAAGATGATATGGCCATTATAGATCTCCGAAAGCGCATGCTCAGTGTGTTTCTCAACCGATGCAGGCGTATGAAGGAGATCCGCGAGGATGGAGTGTGGTGGAGATTCCTTGATCCTAACGTTAGCTGGGTGGGTTTGAAGTGGATGTTCCTGGTTAGGAGTTTGTTAACTAACACTTGCTCAGAGTGAGGTTCTGAGCTCCCATCCTGCAGCATCAGTCCCAAAGAATAATCTCAAAGCGCCACCTCTTGACCCCGCAAACCCCACACCAGCCCATGGCTGGCTCCCGATTCCGTCCACATCCGCAAAGCTCAAGCCCAGAGCTGGGACTACCACAGTTAGTGGAATCGCAGCATCGCCGACGTCGCCGACTGAGCCAGAGCCGCCATCCTTCTCGGGATCTGAGATGCTCGGGCGGTTCCCCCCTGATGCTCGCAAGCTTAGCGAGGAAGAACTGGATCCTTACTTTATTAATTTTGAAGCGTCTACGCGGGAGCTAGAACTACTTTTGCAGGGAAACATCGAGAAGGTCAATCGACGAACTCTCTCACATTTGTCTGGGCTTTCAGCCGACCTGATGGAATTGGGAGCGCGTTACAATGGGTTCTCTCTTTCAGAACAGTCACCAACAGTGGCTGCCGCCATCGAGCGGATCGGCCAGGCCGCGGATACTTCTTATATTGAAACCGAAGAACTATCGTCGGCTTTGAGCGCAAGCTTTGCGGAACCTATGCGGGAGAGTGCTCAATTTGCTAGTGTGGTTCGCGGAGTTCTACGATACAGAGTGCTTAAGCGGGTACAACAAGAAATGACTCGCGATGAGTTATCGAAGAAAAAGACTCTACTAGACTCACTTGAGCGCAGTGAACTCGAAGCCAAGCGCATCGAGCAATATCTCAACCGTACCAACCCTCATTCTGGAGTGACCAAACCTCGTTCTCAGTCAACCTCCTCCGCTATCAACAGTGAAGGGGGCAATGGTCCTGTCATGTCCTCTGACCCCGGCTTCCCATCTACTCACGATAATCCCATGAGCTTTGCACCTGGGTCGCAGATCGGAGGACTCAGGAGGTCTGACCCATCGGTACCAGGCTCCCCCGCTCATCGGAAGTCATCCAGCGGGACCTTTGTAGCGAACAAAATTTTCGGTCGCATCAGCCACGCCATCCATGGGTTCGCGGACGTAGATCCCGAACGAACACGTCGGGACCAGATCGGAAAGACGAAAGAAAGTTTGATTCAGGTATGTGGACAGTGGAGTGGGAGTTCTCAGATGGTTCCCAAACTAAAATCGATCTATAGTTAGAGCAAGCGTTAGAAGTGTCCGAACAAGACGTCAAGGATGCGAGTGCAGGCGTGCTGAACGATCTCAAGCGCTTCCAGAAGGACAAAGAAGCTGATCTGCGACGATACATGGTATGaatgcccccccccccccccttcagGAGTTATGACTAAGACTGACATGAGTTTCTAGGTTGCGTATGCTCGTTGTCACTTGGACTGGGCTCGAAAGAACCTGGAGACATGGACCGAAGCCAAAGACGAGGTGGACAAGATCGTGGCTCGATAGAAGACTaaacttcatcttcaacttGATGGAGCTCGGGGCTGGCGTTCGGCGGATATCTTTTACTTTCACTCTGACTTTAACCTGCCACTAATCTGGACCTCGCTGGGAATGTTAATCTGGTATATCTAATTGTCTGAGTCCAGGTCATTCTGTGTAGAAAGTCGTAGCCTCGGAGAAACAAGGGTTTGTACTACCCGTGCCTTCGTACCTGCAATCCCATGGGGTTCTTGTTGGCAGTTAGAAAGACGAGCAAAGGGCTCGCTCCTAGAGATGTGTCCATTTTCATGAAACCCTGGAGAAGTGATATACTTGAAAGCTAAAGGGCACATTGCGAACAGGTAGACCCATCACTTCCCGTTGAAAAGGACAATCGACACTGTAACCGATtgatttctctctcttgCGTATCAAGTTCATCAACTTGTGCAAAGAATTACTGTATGCAACTCTCCCGGCGCTTGGTGGTCTTGTATGAAGTTTGGTCTACCGGCGATCCTCCTTTGTTGTCCCTTGCACTATACCTACGATCAGCAAGATCCGACCTAACACATGTATTAACAGGACGCCTTCCTTGGATTTCATCCTCTCAAATACGTCGACGGATGGCCTATTGCTCAGGCCTGATCTGATCTCCGTTTCGCACGTCACTCATCTCTCTGCTGTAGATAATCCCGACCAACCCCGCCGCAGTTTGCATCTGTTAAAAGCTCCTCGTCTGTACTTCGTGGCGTACAGGGCCTGGGATATAACCTGCTTTGCTCTAGGATGTATCGCCACACTTGTTTGAAGTATCCAAACTCATAGAAGTCCTTAGTTCCTCTAACAGAGATAGATTGTTCCGCGGCAAAAAATACAGGCAATACATATAAGCGTCGATAAACGCAAATCCACAATACCTGGAAACTCCCCCCTTACATATccacaaaaagaaaagaaacacaGCTTGACCTCACCACTTCTGTGTCTCTTTCCAGTCGGACCCCTGACTGCGCTTGTCCCATCCTGCATCCGAACGTTCGCGCGAGCGGCTTCGACTATGACGTATCTTCTCATTCTCCTCTAATTCAATCTGCCAGcgctctttcttcttcttgtcccGGTGCAAACGTCCATCTTGACTCCAGGTCGGACTGCCATCGTCATGGTGCTGTTCTGCATGCACCCAGGAGTTGGACCTGGACCTGTTGTAGCTGTTACCCCATTCCCCATGACCATTTTGGCCCCAGTCACGGTTAGGGCTTGATGGGCTTCTTGAATTTTGATCTGGGGATGCATGGCGGTTGTCTTTTCTGTGCTTATGGTAACTGTTTTTGTCAGAATTTTTCCGTCCATAGTGTCGGTTACGGTCTTCGTTAGGATGGTTGCTCCATGACGAGCTGTTGTGCCGTGTGCCGCTGTCATCCTGACCCCAACGACTCCGATTATCTGCTTCTTTTCTTGACCTTCGCTCTGGAGAGGCATAGCGGTTGCGTTTTATTTTATTGTGGTAACTTTTCGCATCATCGTCTACCCATCCATAGCGGCGGTTGTGATCTTCGTTGGAGTAGTTGCTCCGTGAAAGGCTGTCTCGCTGTTCACCATCGTCACTTTGACCCCAATTGCCGCCAAGGAAATCCGCGTTGTTTCTTGACGCTATATCTGGAGAAGCAGGGTGGCTGTTATCCCATTGAGCGCTTTTTTCTCGCGGGCTATTGTGATTCATTCGTGAGCCTCGTCGTGAGGAACCTGGTCCAGTGTTTCTCTGCTCTTCTTGTGCATTGTTAAAGTTGTTACCCCAGTCGCTATTGTTGTTCTGTCCAGTATTGTGTTGGTTTTCCCGTGAGGTTTTGTCATTCCCCCAACCACTTCCACCGTGGTTGCTGGTTTGGTCATTTTGTCCTTCCGAGATTCCCCACGGATCGTGTTGCTCATCTTGCCCCCCCTGGATAGTGGGGGACTTCTGGCTGCTATGGTCTGGGTtcgtgtttttctttttgcgcTGGTTTCGATTCTGATTGCCCCGTTGCTCATTCTGACTTCGCTGCTGCTCTCTTTCCAGTTGCTGtttttgtttgttttgtAGCGCCCGTTGTTTCCGTTTCTGTCGTTTGGATAATGGTTTCGGCTGTTGGTTCACCGCATGAGGAGGATTATGGGCGCTCGCTTGGTTGGGTCCTTGGAAATGTTGGTCAGAACTCGGGTTGCCGGTATAAATTGGCTTCCGGGGGTGGACATACTGTGGCGGACGCATATCATGGGATAGCCCTCGTGTCTTTGGTCGAACCCACCCACGAGGAGTAAAATAAGGCCCAATTGTGGGATTTTCGGCTCCATTAGCGGGCTCAAAGTTAGCCTGGGCGCGATCACGGTTTCTTCTGTTGAAGATTTGGCCTTCTTGATGCATTCGGGCCATATGAGATCGATACCAGATGTAGAATAGCCACCCGAAGAATGGGACGACCAACGCTATCGTCAGAAGAACCGCGACCAGAATGTTACCTTGCATGGTGTCGAATGGCGGTGACAGAGTGACTCAAATGTGAAGTTTTTAGGGTACGTGTTGCCGAAGCGAGTGCTGGAAGTGAATCTTTGTGCGTAGTGCACGTCAATGAATGATGGAATAATGTAGAGTGTAGAGTAAagaagagattgaagagattgaGAAGGATGAAGAGGGTGAATATTGATATAAGGCCTTAAATAGGACATCGAGGTATCAGGTGAGGAAAGAGGTGACTGGGCAAGTGAAATGAGAAAATGGGGAAAGAGCAGACTCGCAAAGATGGCAAGTGAGATATTCAATAAGAATGCATTCTATTTAGTCCAGTCATCTTTTTTACTTCCAATTCACATTACAG
The nucleotide sequence above comes from Penicillium digitatum chromosome 1, complete sequence. Encoded proteins:
- a CDS encoding Sorting nexin-41, whose translation is MWNDEDNNPYGAFDQHESGLSDSLHSAALSPPLYEHDPTPPSSRESSNEPPDYTTHAEDLSDPEDDAEFGAASEQYPRKSVYDSRIEQILYENPEMPILITEAGKNHEGGGGFIVYTIRTADLEVRRRYSEFASLRQTLVNLHPTLVVPPIPEKHSMADYAAKPTRAKDDMAIIDLRKRMLSVFLNRCRRMKEIREDGVWWRFLDPNVSWSEVLSSHPAASVPKNNLKAPPLDPANPTPAHGWLPIPSTSAKLKPRAGTTTVSGIAASPTSPTEPEPPSFSGSEMLGRFPPDARKLSEEELDPYFINFEASTRELELLLQGNIEKVNRRTLSHLSGLSADLMELGARYNGFSLSEQSPTVAAAIERIGQAADTSYIETEELSSALSASFAEPMRESAQFASVVRGVLRYRVLKRVQQEMTRDELSKKKTLLDSLERSELEAKRIEQYLNRTNPHSGVTKPRSQSTSSAINSEGGNGPVMSSDPGFPSTHDNPMSFAPGSQIGGLRRSDPSVPGSPAHRKSSSGTFVANKIFGRISHAIHGFADVDPERTRRDQIGKTKESLIQLEQALEVSEQDVKDASAGVLNDLKRFQKDKEADLRRYMVAYARCHLDWARKNLETWTEAKDEVDKIVAR
- a CDS encoding Armadillo-like helical; amino-acid sequence: MQGNILVAVLLTIALVVPFFGWLFYIWYRSHMARMHQEGQIFNRRNRDRAQANFEPANGAENPTIGPYFTPRGWVRPKTRGLSHDMRPPQYVHPRKPIYTGNPSSDQHFQGPNQASAHNPPHAVNQQPKPLSKRQKRKQRALQNKQKQQLEREQQRSQNEQRGNQNRNQRKKKNTNPDHSSQKSPTIQGGQDEQHDPWGISEGQNDQTSNHGGSGWGNDKTSRENQHNTGQNNNSDWGNNFNNAQEEQRNTGPGSSRRGSRMNHNSPREKSAQWDNSHPASPDIASRNNADFLGGNWGQSDDGEQRDSLSRSNYSNEDHNRRYGWVDDDAKSYHNKIKRNRYASPERRSRKEADNRSRWGQDDSGTRHNSSSWSNHPNEDRNRHYGRKNSDKNSYHKHRKDNRHASPDQNSRSPSSPNRDWGQNGHGEWGNSYNRSRSNSWVHAEQHHDDGSPTWSQDGRLHRDKKKKERWQIELEENEKIRHSRSRSRERSDAGWDKRSQGSDWKETQKW